From the genome of Parafrankia irregularis, one region includes:
- a CDS encoding MFS transporter: protein MRKWLPLLTVCLGTFMLLIDVTIVNVALPDLVNDLGASLSALQWVIDAYALSLAALLLGVGSIADIVGHRRMYIAGLGLFAVSSLFCGLAPGPGTLVAARAVQGVGAAAMFATTFALLNSSYTGRDRGTAYGVWGAVSGASSAVGPILGGLLTEGVSWRWIFFVNLPVSVIAIGLCLTALSDTHPPRRVRVDLGGIATFTGAAGALTYALIRANEDGWSDAVVWSLLAASAVLLAGFVAVEARVREPLFDLALLRDRRFVAVLLTGLLLTFAAFAAFTYSSIWLQSVLGMGPLGAGLTGIPLSVAAFAVSAGLGRILHERRPDRVISLGLLLIGLGALLVAALVHGSARWPALLPGFAVIGLGVGLVIPILGSVSMSFVPPQRGGMAAGAVNTARQLGYAIGIAVLGNVFAARAHTILAERDVPAAAQVAHAVAGGGSRQLLGASEPAARPALDGALHAASVGALQMTFVVAGTVGVVASLAVAYLMRPHGGGGGAEPVPAQDHAAAIGPAATPATS from the coding sequence ATGCGCAAGTGGTTGCCGCTGCTGACAGTCTGTCTCGGAACGTTCATGCTGCTGATCGACGTCACGATCGTGAACGTCGCCCTGCCCGACCTCGTGAACGACCTCGGTGCCTCGCTCAGCGCGCTGCAGTGGGTCATCGACGCCTACGCGCTGTCCCTGGCGGCGCTGCTGCTCGGGGTCGGCTCGATCGCCGACATCGTCGGGCATCGCCGGATGTACATCGCGGGGCTGGGGCTGTTCGCCGTCTCCTCCCTGTTCTGTGGCCTCGCGCCCGGGCCCGGCACCCTGGTCGCCGCACGCGCGGTCCAGGGTGTCGGTGCGGCGGCGATGTTCGCCACGACCTTCGCCCTGCTGAACAGCTCCTACACCGGGCGTGACCGCGGCACCGCCTACGGGGTCTGGGGGGCGGTGTCCGGCGCGTCCAGCGCGGTCGGGCCAATCCTCGGCGGGCTGCTCACCGAGGGCGTGTCCTGGCGCTGGATCTTCTTCGTGAACCTGCCGGTCAGCGTGATCGCGATCGGCCTCTGCCTGACAGCGCTGAGTGACACCCACCCGCCGCGGCGGGTCCGCGTCGATCTCGGTGGCATCGCGACGTTCACCGGCGCGGCCGGCGCCCTGACCTACGCGCTCATCCGGGCGAACGAGGACGGCTGGTCCGACGCCGTGGTCTGGTCACTGCTCGCCGCATCCGCCGTGCTGCTCGCCGGATTCGTCGCTGTCGAGGCCCGGGTACGCGAGCCGCTCTTCGACCTGGCGCTGCTGCGCGACCGGCGGTTCGTCGCGGTGCTGCTCACCGGCCTGCTGCTGACCTTCGCCGCCTTCGCGGCCTTCACCTACTCCTCCATCTGGCTGCAGTCGGTGCTGGGCATGGGCCCGCTCGGCGCCGGGCTCACCGGGATTCCGCTCTCGGTCGCCGCGTTCGCCGTGTCCGCCGGCCTCGGCCGCATCCTGCACGAACGGCGACCCGACCGGGTGATCTCCCTGGGTCTGCTGCTCATCGGCCTCGGCGCGCTGCTCGTCGCCGCGCTCGTCCACGGATCGGCACGTTGGCCGGCGCTGCTGCCCGGCTTCGCCGTCATCGGCCTCGGTGTCGGCCTGGTCATCCCGATTCTCGGCTCGGTGTCGATGTCCTTCGTTCCGCCGCAGCGTGGCGGCATGGCCGCCGGCGCGGTCAACACCGCCCGCCAGCTCGGCTACGCCATCGGGATCGCGGTGCTCGGCAACGTCTTCGCCGCACGCGCCCACACCATCCTGGCCGAGCGGGACGTCCCGGCCGCGGCACAGGTCGCGCACGCCGTCGCCGGTGGCGGAAGCCGCCAGCTTCTGGGTGCGAGCGAGCCCGCCGCGCGCCCGGCGCTGGACGGGGCCCTGCACGCGGCCTCCGTCGGCGCGCTCCAGATGACCTTCGTCGTCGCGGGCACCGTCGGCGTCGTCGCCAGCCTCGCCGTCGCCTACCTGATGCGTCCGCACGGCGGTGGTGGCGGCGCGGAGCCCGTCCCGGCTCAGGACCACGCAGCCGCGATCGGGCCCGCGGCGACGCCGGCCACGTCCTGA
- a CDS encoding class I adenylate-forming enzyme family protein, translated as MDGHPASPVNGPLAPAAANSPVPSGQAVPVVPVGPAASAAVPAVPAVRAPSSSPVRLPDTVREAGRRFGAATALVEPDGARLSFAELDQRSDSVAAGLAARGLGPGDRIVLRLPSRGQYVLAYLAAAKLGAVTAGVNPALAPPEQERLTESVDPKLVLSEPGEVDELLRWARGSGARTPVPATPPADPARPVAIVFTSGTTGAPKAAVFTEAQLDAVALIDTGREWSGTPGEPMLNSTQFAHVGFMTKLPWYLRRGLRIHLQDRWDAGRTLALLAAQRVPVVNAVAPQLALMLRHPDFDGFDLSAVQMLIAGAAASPPALVAEARRRFGAPYCVRYSSTETGGCGLGTAPDADDDEAMHSVGRPRPGIRAEIRDDDGRPLPTGQVGELWLHTPSAMAGYWRNPRATAEALVDGWVCSGDLALVDERGLVRLRGRKKEMYIRGGYNVIPAEVEALLSTHPLVAECAVQPRADEILGERGVAVVVARDPDRPPTLADLTAHLRGQLATYKLPEDLVLVDALPLTPLHKIDRSALAGLVARTNT; from the coding sequence GTGGACGGACATCCCGCGTCACCCGTGAACGGTCCCCTCGCTCCGGCCGCGGCGAACAGCCCGGTGCCGTCCGGGCAAGCAGTTCCGGTCGTTCCGGTCGGTCCGGCTGCGTCGGCCGCGGTGCCCGCGGTGCCCGCGGTGCGCGCGCCGTCGTCATCACCGGTGCGGCTGCCCGACACCGTCCGGGAGGCCGGCCGGAGGTTCGGCGCGGCCACCGCCCTCGTCGAGCCGGACGGAGCCCGGCTCAGCTTCGCCGAGCTCGACCAGCGTTCCGACAGCGTCGCCGCGGGCCTCGCCGCCCGCGGGCTCGGCCCCGGTGACCGGATCGTGCTCCGGCTGCCGTCACGCGGCCAGTACGTGCTCGCCTATCTGGCCGCGGCGAAGCTGGGCGCTGTCACCGCCGGGGTCAACCCGGCCCTCGCACCGCCCGAGCAGGAGCGGCTGACCGAATCCGTCGATCCCAAGCTCGTGCTGAGCGAGCCCGGTGAGGTGGACGAGCTGCTGCGATGGGCGCGCGGGAGCGGCGCGCGCACGCCGGTTCCGGCCACGCCACCGGCTGACCCGGCCCGCCCGGTCGCGATCGTGTTCACATCCGGCACCACCGGGGCACCCAAGGCCGCGGTGTTCACCGAAGCCCAGCTCGACGCGGTGGCCCTTATCGACACGGGCCGGGAGTGGTCGGGGACCCCCGGCGAGCCGATGCTCAACTCCACGCAGTTCGCCCACGTCGGCTTCATGACGAAGCTGCCCTGGTATCTGCGCCGTGGCCTGCGCATCCATCTGCAGGACCGCTGGGATGCCGGGCGGACGCTGGCCCTGCTGGCGGCGCAGCGGGTGCCGGTGGTCAACGCCGTCGCGCCGCAGCTGGCGCTCATGCTGCGCCATCCGGACTTCGACGGTTTCGACCTGTCGGCGGTCCAGATGCTCATCGCGGGGGCCGCTGCCTCACCGCCGGCGCTCGTCGCCGAGGCCCGGCGCCGGTTCGGGGCGCCCTACTGCGTGCGGTATTCGTCCACCGAGACCGGTGGCTGCGGCCTGGGCACCGCCCCGGACGCCGACGACGACGAGGCGATGCACTCGGTCGGCCGCCCACGACCGGGGATCAGGGCCGAGATCCGGGACGACGACGGCCGGCCGCTGCCGACGGGCCAGGTCGGCGAGCTCTGGCTGCACACCCCGAGCGCGATGGCCGGCTACTGGCGTAACCCGCGGGCCACCGCCGAGGCGCTGGTCGACGGCTGGGTCTGCAGCGGGGATCTGGCCCTCGTCGACGAGCGGGGCCTGGTCCGGTTGCGTGGCCGGAAGAAGGAGATGTACATCCGCGGCGGCTACAACGTGATCCCGGCCGAGGTGGAGGCGCTGCTGAGCACCCATCCACTGGTCGCCGAGTGCGCGGTGCAGCCGCGGGCCGACGAGATCCTCGGTGAGCGTGGGGTGGCGGTGGTCGTGGCGCGCGACCCGGACCGGCCGCCGACGCTCGCCGATCTCACCGCCCACCTGCGTGGCCAGCTGGCCACCTACAAGCTGCCCGAGGACCTGGTCCTGGTCGACGCGCTGCCCCTCACCCCGCTTCACAAGATCGACCGGTCGGCGCTGGCCGGTTTGGTGGCCCGCACCAACACCTGA
- a CDS encoding LysR family transcriptional regulator, with the protein MELRQLEYFVAVAEERSFTRAAERVRISQSGVSAQIRQLERELGADLFDRSGRVTALTAAGRAALEHARATLAAASAVGHTVGEVTGLVRGRLALGMISGCTLEPLFDALAAFHQARPGIELTVREDRSDHLIEQTRTGALDAALVGLAGAAPAPDGLDACVVVRDRLVAAVPAGHPLARRGGGALLREVCEHPLVCLPAGTGLRTMIDQYCAAQEIRPTIALEASAPDALAALAIRGLAVAVMAESMIAGHRAQLTAVTITDMTVPAVLALVWRAERNPAAGELIGYCRRAFATER; encoded by the coding sequence ATGGAGTTGCGGCAGCTGGAGTACTTCGTCGCCGTCGCCGAGGAGCGGAGCTTCACCCGCGCGGCCGAGCGGGTGAGGATCAGCCAGTCGGGGGTGAGCGCGCAGATCCGGCAGCTCGAGCGGGAGCTTGGCGCTGACCTCTTCGACCGGTCAGGGCGGGTAACCGCTCTCACCGCGGCCGGCCGGGCCGCACTGGAGCATGCCCGCGCCACCCTGGCCGCGGCCAGCGCCGTGGGCCACACGGTCGGCGAGGTGACCGGCCTGGTCCGCGGCCGGCTGGCCCTCGGCATGATCTCCGGCTGCACCCTGGAGCCGCTCTTCGACGCGTTGGCAGCCTTCCATCAGGCGCGTCCGGGGATCGAGCTGACCGTGCGGGAGGACCGTTCCGACCATCTGATCGAACAGACGCGCACCGGGGCGCTGGACGCGGCGCTGGTCGGCCTGGCCGGCGCCGCGCCGGCGCCGGACGGGCTCGACGCCTGTGTGGTCGTGCGGGACCGTCTCGTCGCGGCGGTCCCCGCCGGGCACCCGCTGGCCCGCCGGGGCGGAGGTGCCCTGCTGCGCGAGGTGTGCGAACACCCGCTGGTGTGCCTGCCCGCCGGTACCGGCCTGCGAACGATGATCGACCAGTACTGTGCGGCCCAGGAGATCCGGCCGACGATCGCCCTGGAGGCCAGCGCGCCGGACGCACTGGCCGCGCTGGCCATCCGGGGTCTCGCCGTGGCGGTCATGGCCGAATCGATGATCGCGGGGCACCGCGCCCAGCTCACCGCCGTGACGATCACGGATATGACGGTCCCGGCGGTGCTCGCGCTGGTCTGGCGCGCGGAGCGAAATCCCGCGGCCGGGGAGTTGATCGGATACTGCCGGCGGGCCTTCGCCACTGAGCGGTGA
- a CDS encoding serine/threonine protein kinase, with translation MRRLGSHYVLSERLGRGATGEVWRGEREADGTPVAVKILRAELADDDEVVDRFLRERRVLLAFDHPHLVKVRDLVAEGGTLAIVMDLVDGVDLRGHLRRHGPLEPAEAVRLAAEVLDALGAVHRQGVVHRDVKPENILVDTTDPGRPRAMLTDFGIARLAHGPAMTRLTGLIGTPRYMAPELSDGTRATPSADLYSLGVVLYELLSGRPPFDAEHPIAMLRAHLEQTPAPLDELPGTLWPTLARLLAKTPADRPGTAGQARLELTTALPGAPNTTTDPNGPGSPDGPDHQNDPDATMISTGGSAPAGKTTAGADRSATPDETIISPRLTTPLPATTAPETALPATADPTLNTLLSPVLASDSPVTTNGPAKGGAAPSGPAAESIDAAPAPAPVASPGRARPGWPVWVGVAAAAAVLISAGSWALAAAGGGGGGGDQGSSTAAVVNPLASAGPGKPATATGTAATTTATSAAANGSGTASPSGAPSPSATADVATAGPGPTREAVPQPAHQTQPNQANQPTAQPPAQTTDDGRGTVPGVVGQTLDGAAATLKQAGFNNLPYLYNCYGGSAGRVVSQNPSGGTRLDRSAPVRLQVEANNCAKVPDVRGLSLSAAAAAIKQRGFNNIPYIYECLGSTALLTVITQSPAPGTDLVISQPVELHLQANNC, from the coding sequence ATGCGCCGGCTCGGTTCGCATTACGTCCTGAGCGAGCGGCTCGGCCGCGGCGCGACGGGTGAGGTCTGGCGCGGCGAGCGGGAGGCGGACGGCACGCCGGTCGCCGTCAAGATCCTGCGCGCCGAGCTGGCGGACGACGACGAGGTCGTCGACCGGTTCCTGCGGGAACGCAGGGTCCTGCTCGCCTTCGACCATCCGCATCTGGTCAAGGTCCGCGATCTCGTCGCCGAGGGCGGGACACTGGCGATCGTCATGGACCTGGTCGACGGGGTCGACCTGCGTGGGCACCTTCGCCGCCACGGTCCGCTGGAGCCGGCCGAAGCGGTGCGACTGGCCGCCGAGGTGCTCGACGCGCTGGGCGCCGTGCACCGCCAGGGGGTGGTGCACCGCGACGTCAAACCGGAGAACATCCTGGTCGACACCACCGACCCGGGCCGCCCGCGGGCCATGCTGACCGACTTCGGGATCGCCCGGCTCGCCCACGGCCCGGCGATGACCCGGCTCACCGGGCTGATCGGCACCCCCCGTTACATGGCGCCGGAGCTCTCGGACGGCACCCGCGCCACCCCCTCAGCGGATCTCTACAGCCTCGGGGTCGTCCTGTACGAGCTGCTCAGCGGCCGGCCGCCGTTCGACGCGGAACACCCGATCGCGATGCTGCGCGCGCACCTGGAGCAGACGCCCGCGCCCCTCGACGAGCTGCCGGGCACGCTCTGGCCCACCCTCGCCCGCCTGCTCGCCAAGACGCCGGCCGACCGGCCGGGCACCGCCGGCCAGGCCCGGCTGGAACTCACGACCGCGCTGCCGGGGGCACCGAACACCACGACAGATCCGAACGGCCCGGGCAGCCCGGATGGCCCGGATCATCAGAACGACCCGGACGCAACCATGATTTCCACCGGCGGATCGGCCCCAGCCGGGAAGACGACGGCCGGGGCGGACAGGTCCGCGACTCCGGACGAAACGATCATCTCGCCGCGACTGACCACCCCGTTGCCCGCCACCACTGCGCCCGAGACCGCTCTGCCCGCCACCGCTGATCCCACGCTCAACACGCTCCTCTCCCCAGTGCTCGCCAGCGACTCCCCGGTGACGACCAACGGGCCGGCGAAAGGCGGCGCGGCGCCGAGCGGCCCAGCCGCGGAGTCGATCGACGCCGCCCCAGCCCCAGCTCCGGTCGCCTCCCCGGGCAGGGCCCGGCCCGGCTGGCCGGTGTGGGTCGGGGTCGCCGCCGCGGCGGCGGTGCTCATCTCGGCCGGGTCATGGGCCCTGGCCGCGGCCGGTGGCGGGGGCGGCGGCGGCGACCAGGGCAGCAGCACCGCCGCCGTGGTGAACCCCCTGGCGTCCGCAGGGCCCGGCAAGCCAGCGACAGCGACCGGCACAGCGGCGACGACGACAGCCACGTCGGCGGCAGCGAACGGTTCGGGGACCGCCTCGCCATCCGGGGCGCCGTCTCCGTCCGCGACGGCGGACGTCGCGACCGCCGGTCCGGGTCCGACCAGGGAAGCGGTCCCCCAGCCTGCCCACCAGACCCAGCCAAACCAGGCCAACCAGCCCACCGCGCAGCCGCCGGCCCAGACCACCGACGACGGGCGCGGCACCGTCCCGGGGGTGGTCGGCCAGACGCTCGACGGCGCCGCGGCCACCCTGAAACAGGCCGGCTTCAACAACCTTCCATACCTGTACAACTGCTACGGAGGCTCCGCCGGGCGGGTGGTGAGCCAGAATCCGTCCGGCGGCACGCGCCTGGACCGCTCCGCGCCGGTGCGCCTGCAGGTCGAGGCGAACAACTGCGCGAAGGTGCCCGACGTCCGAGGGCTGTCCCTCAGCGCGGCCGCCGCCGCGATCAAGCAGCGAGGCTTCAACAACATCCCTTACATATACGAATGCCTCGGCTCGACGGCCCTGCTGACGGTCATCACCCAGTCCCCGGCCCCCGGGACCGACCTGGTCATCTCCCAGCCCGTCGAGCTCCATCTGCAGGCCAACAACTGCTGA
- a CDS encoding VOC family protein has translation MPTTAGFNHVATLTADLDNIVKFYSDAFEAVVTFEMAAREGHPRMAILDLGGGAALNVFEVPAEEIIGERRRIGGRGPIDHFGLAVDSLATLEATRDRLRELGADIGEIQRLGGEWSLFFRDPDGMELEVCCHAG, from the coding sequence GTGCCAACCACCGCGGGATTCAACCACGTCGCCACGCTTACAGCTGATCTTGACAATATTGTGAAGTTCTATTCCGACGCTTTCGAAGCCGTGGTCACCTTCGAGATGGCGGCGCGAGAAGGCCACCCTCGGATGGCGATTCTCGACCTCGGCGGGGGTGCCGCGCTCAACGTCTTCGAGGTGCCGGCCGAGGAGATCATCGGAGAGCGGCGCCGCATCGGCGGGCGGGGGCCCATCGACCATTTCGGCCTGGCGGTGGACTCCCTGGCCACTCTGGAGGCGACCCGTGACCGGCTGCGCGAGCTGGGCGCCGACATCGGGGAGATCCAGCGCCTCGGCGGCGAGTGGTCACTGTTCTTCCGCGATCCGGACGGTATGGAGCTCGAGGTCTGCTGCCACGCCGGCTGA